The Listeria sp. PSOL-1 genome includes a region encoding these proteins:
- a CDS encoding dihydroorotate dehydrogenase electron transfer subunit, whose protein sequence is MNQSDMRVIKQTEIASQVYELILSGENIQHMLPGQFLMLKPNRQDLLLRRPISICAYDKAKNECTLLYRALAPGTTSLTYLKEGDKLDTLGPLGNGFDLSAITPNKRYLLIGGGIGVPPMYQLGKELKERGAHVTFVNGFATKQDVFYEKEMATLGDVRITTVDGSYGVRGFVTDVTDTLDFEPERVFSCGPHAMLQAVKANFDTTKTYLSLEERMACGVGACYACVCEKSTPEKDHVKVCSDGPVFRSDEVKL, encoded by the coding sequence GTGAATCAATCGGATATGCGTGTTATCAAACAAACAGAGATTGCAAGTCAAGTGTATGAACTGATTTTAAGTGGAGAGAATATCCAGCATATGTTGCCAGGCCAATTCTTGATGTTAAAACCAAATCGACAAGACCTACTTCTTCGTAGACCGATTAGCATTTGTGCTTATGACAAAGCAAAAAATGAATGTACATTGTTATACCGTGCGCTTGCCCCAGGTACAACATCCCTTACTTACCTAAAAGAAGGGGATAAGCTTGACACACTAGGACCACTTGGAAATGGCTTTGATTTATCAGCGATTACACCTAATAAACGCTATTTGCTCATTGGTGGGGGCATTGGAGTACCACCAATGTACCAGCTAGGTAAAGAATTAAAAGAGCGTGGCGCTCATGTGACATTTGTAAATGGTTTTGCGACAAAACAAGATGTTTTTTATGAAAAAGAAATGGCAACACTTGGCGATGTCCGAATCACAACCGTTGATGGTAGTTATGGCGTTCGCGGTTTTGTAACGGATGTAACGGATACACTAGACTTTGAACCAGAGCGAGTATTTAGCTGTGGCCCGCATGCCATGTTACAAGCCGTTAAAGCCAATTTTGATACAACTAAGACCTACTTATCACTTGAAGAGCGCATGGCATGTGGTGTAGGTGCCTGTTATGCATGCGTATGTGAAAAAAGCACACCAGAAAAAGACCATGTTAAAGTCTGTTCAGATGGTCCAGTATTTCGTTCAGATGAGGTGAAATTATGA
- a CDS encoding ABC transporter ATP-binding protein, giving the protein MKIVEIEKLTKKFEGKIAVDTLDLTIEEGQIFGLLGPNGAGKSTTINILCGLLRKTSGTIKLFGKSQDGNHYASKAKIGLVPQEIALYDELTAVENVRFFAGLYGLRGSELEKAADEALKFVGLKEKEKERLGTFSGGMKRRLNIACAIAHKPSLIIMDEPTVGIDPQSRNYILHSIKKLNQNGATIIYTSHYMEEVEELCDYIAIIDQGKVIAEGSEEELINIVTDVRETQIKISDTANDLTKGLTQIVGVEQVTQDEELLKITSKTEVNVLNQVLAYLLAENVEVLELSQQSLNLETVFLNLTGRTLRD; this is encoded by the coding sequence ATGAAAATTGTCGAAATCGAAAAGCTTACAAAAAAATTTGAGGGTAAGATTGCGGTTGATACACTAGATTTAACGATTGAAGAAGGACAAATCTTTGGTCTACTTGGGCCTAATGGTGCTGGGAAAAGCACAACAATCAACATTTTATGTGGCTTATTGCGCAAAACGAGTGGAACGATTAAATTATTTGGTAAATCTCAAGATGGAAATCATTATGCAAGCAAAGCAAAAATCGGCCTTGTTCCACAAGAAATTGCTTTATATGACGAGTTAACCGCTGTTGAAAATGTGCGTTTTTTTGCAGGATTATATGGACTTCGAGGCAGTGAGCTAGAAAAAGCAGCAGATGAGGCATTAAAATTTGTTGGCTTGAAAGAAAAGGAAAAAGAGCGGTTAGGTACTTTTTCAGGAGGGATGAAAAGGCGCCTTAATATTGCCTGTGCGATTGCTCATAAACCATCGTTAATCATCATGGATGAGCCAACTGTTGGTATTGATCCACAGTCTCGTAATTATATTCTTCATTCAATAAAAAAGTTGAATCAAAACGGTGCGACGATTATTTATACAAGTCATTACATGGAAGAAGTAGAAGAATTATGTGATTATATCGCCATCATTGATCAAGGAAAAGTCATCGCAGAAGGCTCTGAAGAAGAACTGATCAATATTGTTACCGATGTTCGAGAAACACAAATTAAAATTAGTGACACAGCAAATGACCTAACAAAGGGTTTAACACAAATCGTAGGAGTAGAACAAGTGACGCAAGACGAAGAGCTATTAAAAATCACTTCGAAAACCGAAGTAAATGTGCTTAATCAAGTCCTTGCTTACCTACTTGCTGAAAATGTAGAAGTACTTGAATTAAGCCAACAAAGCTTAAACTTAGAAACGGTCTTTTTAAACTTAACCGGAAGAACATTACGAGATTAA
- the pyrE gene encoding orotate phosphoribosyltransferase: MSAKQTAEELLKIKAVFLQPNEPFTWASGIKSPIYCDNRLTLGFPKVRQNIARGLAELIRTHFPGCEVIAGTATAGIPHAAWVSDLLDLPMVYVRSKAKEHGKGNQIEGPIKAHQKVVVVEDLVSTGGSSLKAVEALKEAGAEVLGIAAIFTYGLEAGKEKLAKENVKLATLTNYDTLIEVALEEGYVTQTDMETLRKWQSDPNQFDVSCELWHKMALNRDKNRS; the protein is encoded by the coding sequence ATGAGTGCAAAACAAACAGCTGAAGAACTTTTAAAAATTAAAGCGGTATTTTTACAACCTAATGAGCCTTTTACGTGGGCATCAGGCATTAAATCACCTATCTATTGTGATAATCGTTTAACATTAGGTTTTCCAAAAGTTCGGCAAAATATTGCAAGGGGTCTTGCTGAATTAATTCGAACGCATTTTCCAGGTTGTGAAGTGATAGCCGGAACAGCGACTGCCGGGATACCCCATGCTGCTTGGGTAAGTGATTTACTTGATTTGCCAATGGTTTATGTCCGAAGTAAGGCAAAAGAGCATGGTAAAGGGAATCAAATTGAAGGCCCAATTAAAGCACATCAGAAAGTCGTTGTGGTTGAGGATCTTGTTTCAACAGGTGGTAGTTCACTTAAAGCTGTTGAGGCACTTAAAGAAGCTGGTGCGGAGGTTTTAGGGATCGCAGCGATCTTTACATATGGTCTTGAAGCTGGGAAAGAAAAGTTAGCAAAAGAAAATGTGAAACTTGCGACGTTAACGAACTATGATACATTGATTGAAGTGGCACTTGAAGAAGGTTATGTAACGCAAACGGATATGGAAACACTACGCAAGTGGCAAAGTGATCCGAATCAGTTTGATGTTTCGTGCGAACTATGGCATAAAATGGCTTTAAATAGAGACAAAAATAGGAGTTGA
- a CDS encoding sensor histidine kinase: MNSYKLGLDALSTFLIAAFILITETNGKVLAFYLLMLLIYLSLQILADVFLKMKIVFVILSAGLLFWGSIHGFLVLLLLFPFALFSLLLQEKAWQKKRFVLVIILALLPVFLLKDQLMLLFFCGITTFVFLFDQLLYRYDFKSVREAELNEALRLKTRELSVKIELMQSSFKREMGLAKMEERNQLTHQIHDELGHTLTGGLMQLEAAKAILTTDPKKAQELMQNAIQINAKGIEQIRQVLKNSKPKQESIAVDRLRLILDKFEEDYQIRTLFHTSGNMDAVTQPMWYVFIENLNEALTNVLRYSQATRVNVSVHVLNKIVRFEIKDNGKGAVDFDKHLGLIGMEERAAKLGGRVTFNTTIGFEILTLIPR, translated from the coding sequence ATGAATAGCTATAAATTAGGATTAGATGCTTTGAGTACTTTTTTAATCGCTGCGTTTATCTTGATTACAGAAACGAATGGAAAAGTCCTCGCTTTTTATTTGTTAATGCTGTTAATTTACTTGTCCCTTCAAATTTTAGCCGATGTCTTTTTAAAAATGAAAATAGTTTTTGTTATCCTTTCAGCAGGTCTTTTGTTTTGGGGTTCAATCCATGGTTTTTTAGTCTTGTTACTGCTTTTTCCGTTTGCGCTTTTTTCTTTACTTTTACAGGAAAAAGCATGGCAGAAAAAGCGATTTGTTCTGGTCATTATTTTAGCATTACTCCCAGTTTTTTTATTAAAAGATCAGCTGATGCTCTTGTTTTTTTGCGGAATAACGACTTTTGTGTTTTTATTTGATCAACTTCTTTATCGCTATGATTTTAAAAGCGTGCGAGAAGCAGAATTAAATGAAGCATTGCGTCTTAAAACAAGGGAATTAAGCGTAAAGATTGAACTGATGCAATCTTCGTTTAAACGGGAAATGGGTTTAGCTAAAATGGAGGAGCGGAATCAATTAACGCATCAAATTCACGATGAATTAGGGCATACTTTAACTGGAGGATTGATGCAGCTTGAAGCAGCAAAAGCCATTTTAACAACAGATCCAAAAAAAGCACAAGAGCTTATGCAAAATGCCATTCAAATCAACGCAAAAGGCATCGAACAAATTAGACAAGTATTAAAAAACTCCAAGCCAAAACAAGAAAGCATCGCTGTGGATCGTTTGCGCCTGATATTAGATAAGTTTGAAGAGGATTACCAGATTCGGACGTTATTCCATACGTCTGGCAATATGGATGCTGTGACACAACCGATGTGGTATGTTTTTATTGAGAATTTAAATGAAGCATTAACGAATGTTCTTCGCTATAGCCAAGCTACACGTGTCAATGTCAGTGTTCATGTTTTAAATAAAATTGTCCGCTTTGAAATTAAAGATAATGGGAAGGGCGCTGTCGATTTTGATAAACATTTAGGTTTAATCGGGATGGAAGAGCGCGCAGCAAAACTTGGAGGACGCGTCACATTTAACACGACAATCGGTTTTGAAATTTTAACACTCATTCCAAGATGA
- the pyrF gene encoding orotidine-5'-phosphate decarboxylase, with product MTKPIIALDFPSYSQTKAFLKQLPYKNLAVKVGMELFYLEGPHLIEDLKQQGHFIFLDLKLHDIPNTVKSAMIGLSRMGVDMVNVHAAGGKQMMASALEGLEIGSGSAHRPKLIAVTQLTSTSEQEMRQDQGIQTRLIDSVLHYSKRTKEAGLDGVVCSALEASAIKQATNESFLCVTPGIRLKTDSQDDQKRVVTPASARENGASWIVVGRSITKAKDPAKAYETIVKEWEK from the coding sequence ATGACAAAACCAATTATTGCGTTAGATTTTCCTTCTTATAGTCAAACGAAAGCATTTTTAAAACAACTTCCGTATAAAAACTTAGCCGTCAAAGTTGGAATGGAATTATTTTACCTTGAAGGGCCGCATTTAATTGAAGATTTGAAGCAACAAGGCCATTTTATCTTCCTTGATTTAAAATTACATGACATTCCAAATACCGTAAAAAGCGCGATGATTGGACTTTCGCGCATGGGCGTTGACATGGTTAATGTACATGCAGCAGGAGGCAAACAAATGATGGCCTCTGCACTTGAAGGTCTTGAAATTGGCTCCGGATCAGCACATCGTCCAAAACTGATTGCTGTCACTCAGCTAACAAGTACAAGCGAACAAGAAATGAGACAAGATCAAGGCATTCAAACGCGCTTAATTGATTCTGTTTTGCACTATAGTAAGCGAACAAAAGAAGCAGGGTTGGATGGGGTGGTCTGTTCAGCACTTGAAGCTTCCGCAATTAAACAAGCAACGAATGAAAGTTTCTTATGTGTCACACCAGGTATTCGTTTAAAAACGGATAGTCAAGATGATCAAAAGCGTGTGGTTACACCCGCTAGTGCAAGGGAAAATGGAGCCAGTTGGATTGTTGTTGGCCGTTCAATTACAAAAGCAAAAGATCCAGCAAAAGCCTATGAAACAATTGTAAAGGAGTGGGAAAAATGA
- a CDS encoding response regulator transcription factor, which translates to MIKLLIADDNSFITGGLEIILNTAEDIKVISTVENGEEAVQFCQKEAVDIALLDVRMPIMNGVLATKIITETTATKVIILTTFDDDESILEAIQNGAKGYLLKNNDPKQIINAIHSVFANQNIIQNEIWDKIKGSLNASRDQTASLAKLHLTTREMDILKAIASGLSNKEIAKELFISEGTVANNISALLNKLDLDHRTQLAILYLTGKVGGRLDE; encoded by the coding sequence ATGATAAAATTATTAATTGCCGATGATAATTCATTTATTACAGGCGGATTGGAAATTATTTTAAATACGGCAGAAGATATCAAGGTGATTTCGACTGTAGAAAACGGGGAAGAAGCTGTTCAATTTTGCCAAAAAGAAGCCGTCGATATTGCGCTTTTGGATGTGCGCATGCCGATTATGAATGGCGTTTTGGCAACAAAAATCATCACAGAAACAACCGCAACAAAAGTGATTATTTTAACGACATTCGATGATGATGAATCTATTTTAGAAGCGATTCAAAATGGGGCAAAAGGCTATCTGCTTAAAAATAATGACCCCAAGCAAATTATAAATGCCATTCATAGTGTGTTTGCTAATCAAAATATCATTCAAAATGAAATTTGGGATAAAATTAAAGGCTCTTTAAACGCATCAAGAGACCAGACAGCATCTTTAGCTAAACTTCATTTAACCACGCGGGAAATGGATATTTTAAAGGCAATAGCAAGTGGCCTTTCCAATAAAGAAATTGCGAAAGAGCTGTTTATTTCTGAAGGGACAGTAGCTAACAATATTTCTGCTTTGTTAAATAAGCTAGATTTGGATCACAGAACGCAGTTAGCGATCCTTTACTTGACAGGAAAAGTTGGAGGTCGACTTGATGAATAG
- a CDS encoding DJ-1/PfpI family protein — protein MQINILLFPNFEPLDVFGPAEVFHRTPGIQVNYFSITEREITTFDSLIVQPLDVTKINPNETLLIPGGIGTRKLVHDQKFIADLKELVHKAKYCLTVCTGSALLAQTGYLNSRKATSNKLAFEWVSSLNQQVHWVEKARWVVDANIYSSSGVSAGIDMALGFVADKININEAEKVAKQIEYRWNQDATEDEFVLSKSNQKVK, from the coding sequence ATGCAAATCAATATTTTATTGTTTCCTAATTTTGAACCGTTGGATGTGTTTGGACCAGCCGAAGTTTTTCACCGGACACCAGGCATTCAAGTCAATTATTTTTCAATCACTGAGAGGGAAATCACTACATTTGATAGTCTCATTGTTCAACCGCTTGACGTAACAAAAATTAACCCGAATGAAACGCTGTTGATTCCTGGTGGGATCGGGACAAGAAAATTAGTCCATGACCAAAAATTTATCGCTGATTTGAAAGAACTTGTTCATAAAGCAAAGTATTGTTTAACCGTTTGCACAGGGTCAGCACTTTTAGCACAAACAGGCTATTTAAATTCGCGGAAGGCCACGTCAAATAAACTAGCTTTTGAATGGGTTTCAAGCCTCAACCAGCAAGTTCATTGGGTTGAAAAAGCGAGATGGGTTGTTGATGCAAATATCTATTCTTCTTCTGGTGTGTCAGCAGGAATTGATATGGCGCTAGGATTTGTAGCAGATAAAATAAATATCAATGAAGCCGAAAAAGTAGCCAAGCAGATTGAATATCGCTGGAACCAAGATGCCACAGAGGATGAATTTGTTCTGAGTAAATCAAATCAAAAAGTTAAATAG
- a CDS encoding ABC transporter permease: protein MAIFHVMLKTIKLSIRDRNFFIYTLLFPFVLILVLGTVLQNSFASDTVSEPVKVSYLKGQNQTLDQSFEQFTKMSTGKVIDFKATKNENKARERVKNGDIDALVILQQNKLQVVTSNPDADKKGIVDGYLNAFGKEYQLGTSLGKIDASKLALLAKQEPLSKDAIQVEKNKSGIHFSAFQYYAITIISLMMMFGVMSGMNIFRVEKAKHTNLRLLISPVSNAKIIMGNFLGALFVNVVGLFIMMNLTHFFFHVNWGSAPWLIFLCYFSLLLFSTAFGMSLDVFSNGNPAVSGLGNICVQLFAFIGGSYFPTSNTFVQNLSPIGWLNKGITNFLYAGNIIEIIWPIALNLALSIVLLIGVSLIIKRKEVY, encoded by the coding sequence ATGGCTATTTTTCATGTGATGCTAAAAACGATAAAGTTATCCATCCGTGATCGCAATTTTTTTATTTATACACTGCTTTTCCCTTTTGTTTTAATCCTTGTTTTAGGAACGGTTTTACAAAATAGTTTTGCTAGTGATACGGTAAGCGAACCTGTGAAAGTAAGTTATTTAAAAGGACAAAATCAGACGCTTGATCAATCTTTTGAGCAGTTCACTAAAATGAGCACTGGCAAAGTGATTGACTTTAAAGCAACAAAAAATGAAAATAAAGCACGCGAACGCGTCAAAAATGGCGATATCGATGCACTCGTCATTTTGCAACAAAATAAATTGCAAGTTGTTACAAGCAACCCAGATGCAGACAAGAAAGGGATTGTGGATGGCTATCTGAATGCTTTTGGAAAAGAATATCAGCTTGGTACGAGTCTTGGAAAAATCGATGCCAGTAAACTTGCTCTTTTAGCCAAGCAAGAACCGCTTTCTAAAGATGCGATTCAAGTGGAGAAAAATAAATCAGGGATTCATTTTTCTGCCTTTCAATACTATGCGATTACCATTATTAGCTTGATGATGATGTTTGGTGTCATGAGTGGGATGAATATTTTTCGCGTAGAAAAAGCGAAACATACAAATTTGCGATTATTAATTTCACCCGTTTCTAATGCGAAAATTATCATGGGAAACTTTTTAGGCGCATTATTTGTTAATGTGGTCGGGCTTTTTATTATGATGAATTTGACGCACTTTTTCTTTCACGTAAATTGGGGAAGTGCTCCGTGGCTGATTTTCTTATGCTACTTTAGCTTGTTACTTTTTTCGACCGCTTTTGGAATGAGTTTGGATGTATTTTCTAATGGAAATCCAGCGGTTAGTGGGTTAGGAAATATTTGTGTACAATTATTTGCCTTTATAGGTGGTAGTTATTTTCCAACAAGTAATACTTTTGTACAAAATTTATCTCCTATTGGCTGGCTGAATAAGGGGATTACTAATTTTCTCTATGCGGGGAATATCATCGAAATTATCTGGCCCATCGCATTAAATTTAGCTTTATCTATTGTGTTACTTATTGGCGTTAGTCTCATCATTAAACGAAAGGAAGTGTATTAA
- a CDS encoding NFACT RNA binding domain-containing protein — translation MAFDAMFLKAMTKEVKHSAESGRIMKIHQPFSNELILHIRKNRENKRLFISAHPSYARIQWTSDIPENPAEPPMFCMLLRKYLEGGIIESIRQIENERILIFTIRGKDDIGENRFSELYVEIMGRHSNIILVDREKETIVDCIKHVPAFQNTYRTLLPGARYILPPAIDKLNPFTTTEEMLFTEIQLENGKVTKQLVQKFAGFSPLIAEEILTRTEVLNPPSLKNAFFSVVKELKQYSEKTPSPTLFMYKEKEDYYFMPLQLGTKKIQKTTLSELLDSFYLGKARRDRVHQIAHDLEKLLTNELAKNLNKIEKLKNTRIESEKADDYRIKGDLLTANLYQISKKMDKVTVENFYDENSPKITISLDTRKTPSENAQSYFSRYQKLRNAVGYVNEQITQTKAEIKYIESVQSGLETASPEDVEEIRQELAEQGYIRFKSKIKRKKNSVPHLEKYQSTTGLTILVGKNNKQNDYLTNKLAKNNEMWFHVKDLPGSHVVMKGPNPDEESISQAAMLAAYFSKARLSASVPVDATLIKYVKKPSGAKPGYVIYDHQTTYFVTPDEALVAQLKIR, via the coding sequence ATGGCATTTGATGCAATGTTTTTAAAAGCAATGACAAAAGAAGTGAAGCATTCAGCAGAAAGTGGTCGTATTATGAAAATCCATCAACCATTTTCAAATGAACTCATTTTACATATCCGCAAAAATCGAGAAAATAAACGCCTCTTCATTTCAGCACATCCAAGTTATGCCCGGATTCAGTGGACAAGCGATATCCCAGAAAATCCAGCAGAACCACCGATGTTTTGTATGTTATTACGAAAATATTTAGAAGGTGGCATCATTGAATCCATTCGCCAAATTGAAAACGAACGGATTTTAATTTTTACGATTCGTGGAAAAGATGATATCGGTGAAAATCGCTTTTCTGAGCTTTACGTTGAAATCATGGGGCGCCATAGCAACATTATTTTAGTAGATCGTGAAAAAGAAACGATCGTTGACTGTATCAAACATGTCCCTGCTTTTCAAAATACCTATCGCACACTTTTACCAGGGGCTCGCTATATTTTGCCTCCTGCTATCGACAAATTGAATCCTTTTACCACGACAGAAGAAATGCTATTTACAGAAATTCAATTAGAAAATGGCAAGGTAACAAAACAGCTTGTCCAAAAATTTGCGGGATTTAGCCCCCTTATTGCAGAAGAAATCTTAACCCGCACAGAAGTACTTAACCCGCCATCTTTAAAAAACGCTTTTTTCAGCGTCGTAAAAGAGCTCAAACAGTATAGCGAAAAAACACCTTCTCCTACTTTATTTATGTATAAAGAGAAAGAAGATTATTATTTTATGCCCCTTCAACTTGGCACAAAGAAGATCCAAAAAACAACTTTAAGCGAGCTTCTCGACAGTTTCTATCTAGGTAAAGCAAGACGTGATCGTGTGCACCAAATCGCCCATGACCTAGAAAAGCTTTTAACGAACGAACTCGCCAAAAATCTAAATAAAATTGAAAAACTAAAAAACACACGCATTGAATCCGAAAAAGCAGACGATTACCGGATAAAGGGCGACTTATTAACAGCAAACCTTTACCAGATTTCTAAAAAAATGGACAAGGTAACCGTTGAAAATTTTTACGATGAAAACAGCCCTAAAATAACCATTTCGCTTGATACGCGAAAAACGCCTTCTGAAAATGCGCAAAGCTATTTCAGTCGCTATCAAAAGCTACGCAATGCGGTTGGCTATGTAAATGAACAAATTACGCAAACAAAAGCTGAAATAAAGTACATTGAATCAGTTCAATCAGGCCTTGAAACGGCTAGTCCTGAAGATGTGGAAGAAATCAGACAAGAGCTTGCTGAACAAGGATACATTCGCTTCAAATCAAAAATAAAACGCAAAAAAAATAGCGTTCCTCACTTAGAAAAATATCAATCAACAACGGGACTAACGATCCTCGTTGGCAAAAATAATAAGCAAAATGATTATTTAACAAATAAGCTCGCAAAAAATAATGAAATGTGGTTCCACGTTAAAGATTTACCCGGTTCACATGTTGTGATGAAAGGCCCAAATCCAGATGAAGAATCGATTTCTCAAGCTGCTATGCTCGCTGCTTATTTCTCTAAAGCTCGATTATCTGCCTCTGTACCCGTTGATGCAACGCTTATAAAATATGTAAAAAAACCAAGCGGGGCAAAGCCTGGATATGTCATTTATGATCATCAAACGACTTATTTCGTGACACCAGATGAAGCACTTGTAGCACAACTTAAGATTAGGTAA
- a CDS encoding dihydroorotate dehydrogenase, producing the protein MNRLAVDLPGLSLKNPIMPASGCFGFGKEYANYYDLNELGAIMIKAVTPEKRLGNQVPRVAETSSGMLNAIGLENPGLESVMMNELQFLKKYQTPIIANVAGAIQEDYVKVCAQISTAEVVQAIELNISCPNVKHGGIAFGTNPDVAYELTKAVKKVSSVPIYVKLSPNVTDIVEIAKAVEAGGADGLTMINTLLGMRLDLRTRKPIIANGTGGLSGPAIKPVAIRMIYQVRAATNLPIIGMGGIQNVDDVLEFMIAGADAVAVGTMNFTDPYICPKLIRELPSRMDELGIRSLADLKKECEWL; encoded by the coding sequence ATGAATCGCTTAGCAGTAGACTTACCGGGGCTTTCTTTGAAAAATCCAATTATGCCAGCGTCTGGTTGTTTTGGTTTTGGTAAAGAATACGCCAATTATTATGATTTAAACGAGCTTGGTGCGATCATGATTAAAGCTGTAACACCAGAAAAACGTTTGGGAAATCAGGTTCCTCGTGTTGCAGAAACTTCTTCAGGAATGTTAAATGCGATCGGCTTAGAAAATCCAGGACTTGAATCGGTTATGATGAATGAACTACAGTTTTTAAAAAAGTACCAAACACCCATCATTGCCAATGTTGCAGGGGCCATACAAGAAGATTACGTGAAGGTTTGTGCGCAAATTAGCACAGCAGAAGTCGTACAAGCGATTGAACTCAATATCTCTTGTCCAAATGTAAAACATGGCGGCATTGCTTTTGGAACAAATCCTGATGTAGCCTATGAACTTACAAAAGCCGTAAAAAAGGTTTCAAGTGTACCCATTTACGTCAAACTTTCGCCAAATGTAACAGATATTGTCGAAATTGCGAAAGCAGTAGAAGCAGGTGGGGCAGATGGCTTAACGATGATTAATACATTACTTGGCATGCGTCTTGATTTAAGAACAAGAAAACCGATTATTGCAAACGGTACAGGAGGATTATCAGGTCCAGCCATTAAACCTGTAGCCATTCGAATGATTTATCAAGTTCGTGCAGCGACTAATTTGCCTATTATCGGTATGGGAGGCATCCAAAACGTTGATGATGTGCTCGAATTTATGATTGCCGGAGCAGATGCGGTTGCAGTTGGAACAATGAACTTTACTGATCCATATATCTGTCCAAAATTAATTCGTGAATTGCCGAGTCGAATGGATGAGCTAGGTATACGTTCACTAGCTGACCTTAAAAAGGAGTGCGAATGGTTATGA